One genomic region from Colletotrichum lupini chromosome 7, complete sequence encodes:
- a CDS encoding acetyltransferase: MSADGKNAFLVVETRDTDELIGYGGYNTSESVDPPEFLDQTTLQGSKAYREAKPSSSSPPKTSLDVKFSETGDDNEPWRALMRAAGLAKFEGWQKASYDEKQEVWVWKFDAGHWKQEKERMQIEGK; the protein is encoded by the exons ATGTCAGCGGATGGCAAAAATGCATTCTTGGTCGTTGAAACGCGCGATACAGATGAATTGATTGGATATGGAGGGTACAACACTTCTGAATCTGTCGACCCGCCCGAGTTCCTTGACCAAACAACACTACAGGGAAGCAAAGCGTACAGGGAAGCAAAGC CGTCCTCATCGAGTCCGCCAAAAACGAGCTTGGATGTCAAGTTTTCAGAGACGGGCGATGACAATGAACCATGGCGAGCTCTCATGCGAGCGGCAGGTCTTGCCAAGTTCGAGGGCTGGCAGAAAGCAAGTTATGACGAGAAGCAGGAGGTTTGGGTCTGGAAGTTTGATGCAGGACATTGGAAACAGGAAAAAGAAAGGATGCAAATAGAGGGAAAGTGA
- a CDS encoding carboxypeptidase cpdS, with the protein MVSAMSIRHLLLALLPCTTVLADSWRVDGFNPVKKLAEAKRLPVRRHLERRQNTEKYQYLNDKTEKYLVNGTSIPLVDWDLGESYAGQIPISKASNETRQLFFWYFPSTNPDASEEVTIWLNGGPGCSSFIGLVQENGPFTWFPSAYRPVYNIFSWSQLSNVLYVDQPAGTGFSVGKPGVNTEEETAQQFLGFYHNWMETFGTKGRKTHLTGESYAGHYIPYIGDAMIKSNQSADYNLSGALMFSPYIRSDPGDFQQHAVSLPFVEEYNNVMGLYPGVGNYYDRISAADKECGYADMREKYFTFPPKGPFPPGNNSDDCAISSIVYEGLGEVSPCANIYHISQGCPNPSDPLSWAAEGDNASVPLSFDKADWHSYLNLPEMRKAIHIPTGQRDWKKCSDENPFGPTGDVSLDPFASGALTRVIEHTNNFIIASGNLDFRVPTNGTLMVLQNMTWNGQQGFDEFPSKTFFLPTAYSDLSSQSAAGKIGDWVAQRGLTFARVFNAGHELPQYAQGAGYRLLEQLLGRVTDLTSDLMFTALPGDFTGSNTTHGSTSH; encoded by the exons ATGGTTTCCGCGATGTCCATCCGTCACCTGTTGCTGGCATTGTTGCCTTGCACCACCGTCTTGGCCGATTCTTGGCGAGTCGACGGCTTCAACCCGGTCAAGAAACTTGCGGAGGCCAAGCGGTTGCCTGTACGCCGCCATCTTGAGCGTCGTCAAAACACCGAGAAGTACCAGTACCTGAATGATAAGACTGAGA AGTACCTTGTGAATGGCACGTCTATTCCACTGGTTGACTGGGATCTGGGCGAATCATATGCTGGCCAAATCCCGATCTCGAAAGCATCCAACGAGACTCGTCAACTCTTCTTCTG GTACTTCCCTAGCACCAATCCAGATGCATCTGAGGAGGTCACCATTTG GTTGAATGGAGGCCCGGGATGCAGTTCTTTCATCGGACTGGTCCAGGAGAACGGACCTTTCACCTGGTTCCCTTCAGCTTACCGCCCGGTTTACAACATTTTCAGCTGGTCCCAGCTCTCAAATGTGCTCTACGTCGACCAGCCCGCTGGCACTGGCTTCTCAGTCGGTAAACCTGGAGTCAATACGGAGGAGGAGACCGCCCAGCAGTTCCTCGGCTTCTACCACAACTGGATGGAGACCTTCGGAACCAAGGGCCGCAAGACTCATCTCACTGGGGAAAGCTATGCTGGCCACTACATCCCCTACATTGGTGACGCCATGATCAAGTCCAACCAGTCTGCCGACTACAATCTCTCCGGTGCCCTGATGTTTAGCCCGTACATCAGATCTGATCCTGGTGACTTCCAACAGCATGCGGTTTCCTTGCCCTTCGTCGAGGAGTACAACAATGTTATGGGCCTGTATCCTGGCGTTGGCAACTATTACGACCGGATCAGTGCTGCCGACAAAGAATGCGGCTACGCCGATATGCGCGAGAAATACTTCACCTTCCCTCCCAAGGGTCCCTTCCCACCCGGAAATAACAGCGATGACTGCGCAATCTCGTCTATTGTCTACGAAGGTCTCGGGGAAGTTAGCCCTTGTGCTAATATCTACCACATCTCTCAGGGCTGCCCCAATCCATCGGATCCCCTCAGTTGGGCCGCCGAGGGCGACAACGCCTCTGTACCCCTCAGCTTTGACAAGGCAGACTGGCACTCCTACCTCAACCTTCCGGAGATGCGTAAGGCCATCCACATTCCCACCGGGCAGAGAGACTGGAAGAAGTGCTCCGATGAGAACCCGTTTGGTCCCACTGGCGATGTCAGTCTTGACCCCTTCGCCTCCGGCGCTCTGACCCGCGTCATTGAGCATACAAACAACTTCATAATCGCCAGTGGTAACCTTGACTTCCGTGTGCCTACCAATGGTACGCTCATGGTGCTTCAGAACATGACTTGGAACGGACAGCAAGGCTTCGATGAGTTCCCGTCCAAGACCTTCTTCCTCCCTACAGCCTACAGCGACCTATCTTCCCAGAGTGCGGCTGGAAAGATTGGTGATTGGGTTGCACAACGCGGCCTCACCTTCGCTCGTGTTTTTAATGCCGGACACG AACTCCCTCAATACGCTCAAGGAGCCGGATACCGTCTCTTAGAACAGCTTCTTGGCCGCGTTACGGACTTGACCAGCGATCTCATGTTTACTGCCCTTCCAGGTGACTTCACGGGGTCAAACACGACGCACGGGTCTACGTCTCACTAG
- a CDS encoding fungal specific transcription factor, protein MQVRIEEPKLRRRASILPGDSPRDCFVEVGPHGQKVYNYSVQNMIHPRIRLAISSRDFSMALSGNSSIGLPGLTDEPDSTENMESQMRQTKPLQPLHPARSRLCLSVLQTRHIEAEKRLGSACPDQPNDNIRRGAPEELWIDRCCYLGDSPPKLLRQIEGHTVQSPLDVGGIQRQELVSLDQMFFDINDLNPDVDCLNLITDPAFESASGIDECGKNQSTLASLLISSTLGSRSLSTFHPPISQIPFYWQTFMENVDPVIKIFHIPTIGKVVREIQNRITSLDATEEALIFVIFFAAVTSMAPDEASDEKTTLLSHYRVAAEQAPAKAELLSNTNLVVLQAFVLFVHCLRQSDQTRSTLNLAGLAVRMGQGLRLHDPDKRLGVSPFDLENRRRLWMSIWLLDLNLSLDYGTEPAICHEIEDACLPLNIDDSSFDETSTKLINQGQCVTVITYTLIRHELGAFIKRLLHQRKRTRLDPSLGEIPLP, encoded by the exons ATGCAGGTGCGGATAGAGGAGCCGAAACTCCGACGCCGGGCTAGCATCCTTCCTGGTGATAGTCCAAGAGACTGTTTTGTGGAGGTTGGCCCGC ACGGACAAAAGGTATACAACTACTCAGTACAA AACATGATTCACCCCAGAATCCGTCTGGCTATCTCGAGTAGGGACTTTTCAATGGCACTTTCCGGCAACTCATCTATTGGCTTGCCTGGACTCACGGATGAGCCTGATTCAACTGAAAATATG GAAAGTCAGATGCGACAAACAAAACCCTTGCAACCATTGCACCCGGCACGGAGTCGTTTGTGTCTTTCCGTCCTTCAAACGCGGCACATCGAGGCTGAGAAAAGGCTTGG AAGCGCGTGCCCGGACCAGCCAAATGACAATATTCGAAGAGGTGCGCCCGAAGAATTGTGGATTGACCGGTGCTGTTACCTTGGAGACAGCCCACCCAAGCTGCTTCGACAGATCGAAGGCCACACTGTTCAATCGCCCCTCGATGTTGGTGGCATACAAAGGCAGGAACTAGTTAGCTTGGATCAAATG TTCTTCGATATCAACGACTTAAATCCAGATGTTGACTGCCTAAATTTGATTACAGATCCAGCTTTTGAGAGTGCTTCGGGTATAGATGAATGCGGAAAAAATCAATCGACTCTCGCTAGCCTTTTGATTAGTTCCACGTTAGGGAGCAGGAGTTTGTCGACATTCCACCCGCCCATATCACAAATCCCGTTTTACTGGCAAACCTTTATGGAGAATGTTGACCCTGTCATTAAGATATTTCACATTCCAACCATCGGCAAGGTTGTTCGAGAAATACAAAATCGAATAACATCACTGGACGCCACTGAAGAAGCATTGATTTTCGTCATATTCTTTGCAGCTGTCACCTCCATGGCCCCCGACGAGGCAA GCGACGAGAAAACAACTCTTCTTTCGCATTATCGTGTTGCTGCAGAGCAAGCACCGGCAAAAGCAGAACTTCTGTCAAACACGAACTTGGTCGTTCTGCAGGCATTTGTGCTCTTCGTACATTGCTTGCGTCAGTCAGATCAAACTCGTTCCACATTGAACCTTGCTGGCCTTGCAGTCCGCATGGGCCAGGGCTTGAGGCTACATGATCCTGACAAAAGACTCGGGGTATCACCCTTCGATTTGGAAAACCGACGACGGCTATGGATGTCTATTTGGCTTTTGGACCTTAACCTATCTTTGGACTATGGTACAGAACCAGCGATATGTCACGAGATTGAGGACGCATGTCTTCCGTTGAACATAGACGATTCAAGCTTCGACGAAACATCCACCAAATTGATCAATCAAGGACAATGCGTAACAGTAATAACGTACACCCTGATCAGACACGAGCTCGGCGCGTTTATCAAAAGGCTCTTGCACCAGCGTAAACGTACCAGACTGGATCCTTCGCTAG GGGAAATACCTTTGCCATAA
- a CDS encoding heterokaryon incompatibility protein, which translates to MNRVEPFAGRVRRLSLSLRIPDDQPSPLRRLPKHLIPFLPYLDRPDTSHAIEERIPAGKHALRLSTMAFWLRACASSHGDHCVPPPRPGAARPLWLIDVRAYCLVAVKDDREEENSSVSLYPYVALSYVWGQASSATATLANIAALQSPGALDGQDIPTTIWEAMELTRLLGERYLWVDRLCIVQDDKDAKPAQLLGMADIYGGATLTIVAAQGRGADEPLHHGLVDETEEEGAESGQGALPCLEEVSPEEWAQRLRESREGLPRSPRRVVSSEDEYYGSPLYYGYQPDRSQQADADDDHMAANEQYLPFTMGYGGSPHYIGCGSPYDSPSPMDIESPNFLPTSPSYTEVESPVVNEWNSPPSPINEPLAIPQEDTDPPPVVPDTFSATGMPNVRRQREVDAHRAVMEAHARDLVNTAWCQRGWTFQELMFSRRQLVFHNDTVNWQCHCASWHENQKHIVTGPCSGVEENEQHSKDNNKDDSIENGNDNRVSAPSSTELLPCVSPWPDFHRYARLVALYNKRVLTYDHDVHDAFAGVLSAFGQSFPGGFVCGLPRIFFDAALLWQPYDPLVRRTSDLSSALPSWSWMGWQGNLQSESWRSGYRYLRGGNPGDSDDFWQPDSWQTRRTVVWSYSLTVDGERFPVGGETAEFMDDPASKGWCEKYCERAQKPYFTHPQAGAQEFWFPIPLATMASINDSPPSCQPAYLHGLTRRGSLQISRLFHDHRTSQCVCATLCDSNGRWAGVLRLNAASSDSDDFYGAAVGVTCGLVEISAGSAENQPREDVGFDGWEEAEFARHRGEYKFVNVLWVGWRDGLAYRKALGRVWEAAWARVALEGVQITLG; encoded by the coding sequence ATGAATCGCGTCGAGCCTTTCGCAGGGCGCGTGCGGCGCCTGTCGCTTTCGCTCCGCATCCCAGATGATCAGCCGTCGCCTCTACGTCGTCTACCCAAGCATCTGATCCCATTTTTGCCGTACCTCGACCGCCCGGATACCTCCCACGCCATCGAAGAACGTATTCCCGCTGGAAAACATGCCTTGCGCCTGTCTACCATGGCCTTCTGGCTGCGCGCCTGCGCCAGCTCCCACGGCGACCACTGTGTTCCTCCCCCGCGGCCAGGTGCTGCTCGTCCGCTGTGGTTGATTGACGTGCGTGCCTATTGCTTAGTCGCAGTGAAAGATGACCGTGAAGAGGAGAACTCTTCTGTTTCACTGTATCCCTACGTGGCGCTGAGTTATGTCTGGGGCCAGGCGTCAAGCGCGACCGCGACGCTTGCCAACATCGCCGCTCTTCAGAGCCCGGGGGCCCTTGATGGTCAGGATATTCCAACTACGATATGGGAAGCTATGGAACTGACGCGGCTTCTTGGTGAGCGGTATCTCTGGGTTGATAGGCTCTGTATTGTGCAAGATGACAAGGATGCGAAGCCTGCTCAGCTGCTGGGTATGGCGGACATTTACGGCGGTGCCACCCTGACTATTGTTGCTGCGCAGGGGCGCGGTGCGGATGAGCCTTTACATCATGGGCTGGTCGATGAGACCGAGGAAGAAGGGGCCGAAAGCGGCCAAGGCGCGCTGCCTTGTCTGGAGGAGGTCTCCCCCGAGGAATGGGCGCAACGTCTGCGAGAGTCTAGGGAGGGGCTGCCGCGTTCTCCCCGAAGAGTAGTGTCTTCAGAGGATGAATACTACGGCTCACCCTTGTACTATGGATACCAACCGGATCGAAGTCAACAAGCTGATGCTGATGATGACCATATGGCAGCCAACGAGCAATACCTGCCTTTCACTATGGGATACGGCGGCTCACCTCACTACATAGGGTGCGGCTCACCGTACGATTCACCTTCCCCCATGGATATCGAGTCACCCAATTTTCTTCCCACGTCGCCCTCATACACTGAAGTCGAGTCGCCGGTGGTAAACGAATGGAACTCGCCTCCATCCCCTATCAACGAGCCACTAGCTATTCCTCAAGAGGACACAGATCCTCCGCCCGTCGTGCCTGACACTTTCTCCGCCACGGGGATGCCGAACGTTCGCCGTCAACGAGAGGTGGATGCGCATCGCGCTGTTATGGAGGCGCATGCTCGGGACTTGGTCAACACGGCGTGGTGTCAGAGAGGCTGGACGTTTCAAGAGCTCATGTTTTCTCGACGACAACTTGTTTTTCACAATGATACCGTCAACTGGCAGTGTCATTGCGCGTCCTGGCATGAGAATCAAAAACACATAGTGACGGGGCCTTGTAGTGGCGTTGAAGAGAATGAGCAGCACAGCAAGGACAACAACAAGGACGACAGTATCGAGAACGGTAACGACAATAGAGTCTCTGCCCCATCGTCGACTGAGCTTCTACCTTGCGTCTCTCCGTGGCCTGACTTCCACCGGTACGCCAGGCTCGTCGCGCTATATAACAAACGAGTTCTAACATACGACCACGACGTCCACGATGCTTTCGCTGGGGTCCTATCCGCATTTGGTCAATCATTTCCCGGCGGTTTTGTCTGTGGCCTGCCTCGCATCTTCTTCGACGCCGCGCTGCTATGGCAGCCTTACGACCCTTTAGTCCGTCGCACTAGCGATCTCTCCTCCGCTCTACCGAGTTGGTCGTGGATGGGGTGGCAGGGGAATCTTCAGTCCGAGAGCTGGCGCAGTGGTTATCGATATCTGCGCGGCGGAAACCCCGGCGATTCGGACGACTTTTGGCAGCCTGATTCTTGGCAGACCCGGCGGACTGTTGTGTGGTCGTACTCGTTGACCGTCGATGGGGAACGATTTCCAGTGGGAGGTGAGACCGCCGAGTTCATGGATGATCCGGCATCAAAAGGGTGGTGTGAGAAATACTGCGAAAGGGCCCAGAAGCCATACTTCACTCATCCTCAGGCGGGAGCACAGGAATTCTGGTTTCCTATCCCTCTAGCCACAATGGCCAGCATCAACGATAGTCCTCCGTCGTGCCAGCCCGCTTACCTGCATGGTCTCACACGACGGGGATCCCTCCAAATTAGCAGACTATTCCACGATCACCGCACTTCGCAGTGCGTATGCGCGACTCTGTGCGACTCGAATGGCCGTTGGGCTGGCGTGCTGAGACTCAACGCTGCCTCTTCAGATTCCGATGACTTTTACGGAGCAGCAGTCGGCGTGACGTGCGGGCTGGTCGAAATCTCGGCGGGATCTGCGGAGAACCAACCAAGAGAAGATGTTGGCTTTGATGGGTGGGAGGAAGCTGAGTTCGCGCGGCACAGGGGGGAGTACAAGTTTGTCAACGTCCTGTGGGTTGGGTGGAGGGACGGCTTGGCATACCGTAAGGCATTGGGGCGAGTCTGGGAGGCTGCGTGGGCACGGGTTGCCTTAGAAGGTGTGCAGATCACCCTTGGGTGA
- a CDS encoding short chain dehydrogenase, producing the protein MSTQPTKYTSKLANKRILIIGGSSGLGYAAAEASLEHAATVILASSNPSKLAAAEARLRSTYPSTKDHQLRTHTIDLADLENLPANLTRLLDKATSNGSLKIDHILYTADASSPLPSLPDTRPSHITASLSMRAYAPTILAGLLSTEKYITRGPDTSLTLTNGSSSHRPMPGWAVADCASGAMEGLVRGLSFNLAPVRVNLVSSGPVTTELFQTLPEAAIERFRSKTLTGRLGRPEDVAEAYLYLMKDGNITGATIFTEGGRILSS; encoded by the coding sequence ATGTCCACCCAACCCACCAAATACACCTCCAAACTCGCCAACAAACGCATCCTAATAATAGGAGGCTCCTCAGGCCTAGGCTACGCAGCAGCAGAAGCATCCCTCGAACACGCCGCCACCGTAATCCTAGCCTCCTCCAACCCCTCCAAACTCGCCGCTGCCGAAGCCCGCCTGCGCTCAACCTACCCCTCCACCAAGGACCACCAGCTCAGAACCCACACAATCGACCTCGCAGACCTCGAAAACCTGCCCGCCAACCTCACACGCCTCCTCGACAAAGCAACATCAAACGGCTCCCTCAAGATTGACCACATCCTCTACACCGCAGACGCGTCTTCTCCCCTTCCCTCCCTCCCGGACACGCGACCCTCCCACATCACCGCGTCCCTCTCCATGAGAGCCTACGCGCCCACGATTCTCGCCGGCCTCCTCTCCACGGAGAAATACATCACACGCGGACCAGACACCTCGCTGACCTTGACAAACGGCTCCAGCTCCCACAGACCCATGCCAGGCTGGGCCGTCGCCGACTGCGCCTCGGGCGCGATGGAAGGGCTGGTCAGGGGCCTGTCTTTTAACCTCGCCCCCGTGCGTGTGAACCTCGTCTCCTCGGGGCCTGTAACGACGGAGCTGTTCCAGACGCTGCCTGAGGCGGCCATCGAGAGGTTCCGAAGCAAGACGCTGACTGGGAGGCTTGGACGGCCCGAGGACGTAGCGGAGGCGTATCTGTATTTGATGAAGGATGGGAACATTACTGGTGCGACCATCTTTACTGAGGGCGGAAGAATCTTGTCATCGTAA
- a CDS encoding glycylpeptide N-tetradecanoyltransferase, with amino-acid sequence MRHPSYSSTIWNLEPDRKGKCPVAKDRGGPFNIAWEIHGHGPSKIIFIMGLAGLKTSWQRQTKYFGHDNASKYSVLILDNRGMGESDVPYIRYSTSEMAHDALEVLTHVGWTASRSVHLFGISMGGMISQELAFAAPNLFASVTLLCTAPWIENTKSLLENMRDRAAMLVPKSADRSIADTSLKLFPADWLVMPDEAAELPNDATYKCGPADGGQGYGRFESNFQRFQAQELIKRNTPGLFSIRGFLQQLVAAGWHHKSPAQLKQLADQVGRERIAVVHGLGDVMIDSHHGRLLAEHLQPGVVEFVEGMGHAPIMDRVPWMNKWLEERIATVEKMSA; translated from the exons ATGAGGCATCCGTCATACTCCTCAACAATATGGAACCTCGAACCCGATCGCAAGGGAAAATGTCCCGTCGCCAAGGACCGAGGCGGCCCCTTCAACATCGCCTGGGAAATCCACGGCCACGGCCCCTCAAAGATCATA TTCATAATGGGCCTGGCAGGCCTCAAAACCTCATGGCAGCGCCAAACAAAATACTTCGGCCACGACAACGCCTCCAAATACTCCGTCCTCATCCTCGACAACCGCGGCATGGGCGAGTCCGACGTCCCCTACATCCGCTACTCCACCTCCGAAATGGCCCACGACGCCCTCGAAGTCCTCACCCACGTAGGCTGGACCGCCTCCCGCTCCGTCCACCTCTTTGGCATCTCCATGGGCGGCATGATCTCCCAAGAACTCGCCTTCGCCGCCCCCAACCTCTTCGCCTCCGTGACGTTGCTCTGCACGGCCCCCTGGATTGAAAACACGAAATCTCTCCTCGAAAACATGCGCGACCGCGCCGCCATGCTCGTCCCCAAATCGGCGGACCGGAGTATCGCGGATACCTCGCTCAAGCTCTTCCCCGCCGACTGGCTCGTCATGCCCGACGAGGCGGCCGAGCTGCCCAACGACGCGACGTACAAGTGTGGTCCGGCGGACGGCGGGCAGGGGTACGGTCGGTTCGAGAGTAATTTCCAGCGGTTCCAGGCGCAGGAGCTGATCAAGAGGAACACGCCTGGGTTGTTCAGTATCCGTGGGTTTCTGCAGCAGCTCGTTGCGGCGGGGTGGCATCACAAGTCGCCTGCCCAACTAAAACAGCTCGCGGACCAGGTCGGCAGGGAGCGCATCGCCGTCGTTCACGGGCTAGGCGATGTCATGATCGACTCGCATCACGGGAGGTTACTGGCTGAGCATCTGCAGCCGGGTGTCGTAGAGTTCGTTGAGGGGATGGGGCATGCACCCATTATGGATAGGGTGCCGTGGATGAACAAGTGGTTGGAGGAAAGGATCGCAACGGTGGAAAAGATGAGTGCTTAG